A stretch of Gemmobacter fulvus DNA encodes these proteins:
- a CDS encoding NAD(P)-dependent oxidoreductase, translated as MAKERMLQFVTLKREMPEKRPANLRAQDFHEIYREFAEQKATEQASRCSQCGVPYCQSHCPLHNNIPDWLRMTAEGRLQEAYELSQSTNTFPEICGRICPQDRLCEGNCVIEQSGHGTVTIGSVEKYITDTAWENGWVKPVKPAVERTETVAIIGAGPGGLAAADMLRRKGVQVTVYDRYDRAGGLLTYGIPGFKLEKPVVMQRIEQLEASGVQFVMNCKVGEDLSFDAIRGQHDAVLIATGVYKMRCVGGPGSGAQGIVQALDYLTASNRKSFGDEVEAYDSGALNAMGKRVVVIGGGDTAMDCVRTAIRQGAVSVKCLYRRDKANMPGSQRETQNAEEEGVEFVWLSAPKGFTGGASVEGVMVQRMRLGAPDASGRQTPEVIEGADYVEPADLVVTALGFEPEELPTLWGVPELAVTRWGTIKADFRSHATSLPGVFAAGDIVRGASLVVWAIRDGREAADAIMDYLAQPASVAAE; from the coding sequence ATGGCCAAGGAACGGATGCTCCAGTTTGTGACCCTGAAACGGGAGATGCCGGAGAAAAGGCCCGCCAATCTGCGCGCACAGGATTTCCATGAAATCTACCGGGAATTCGCCGAGCAGAAGGCGACGGAACAGGCGAGCCGGTGCAGCCAATGTGGCGTGCCCTATTGCCAGTCGCATTGCCCGTTGCACAACAACATCCCCGACTGGCTTCGCATGACCGCTGAAGGGCGGCTGCAGGAAGCCTATGAACTGAGCCAGTCGACCAATACCTTCCCCGAGATCTGCGGCCGCATCTGCCCGCAGGACCGGCTGTGCGAAGGCAATTGCGTGATCGAACAATCCGGCCATGGCACTGTGACCATTGGCTCGGTCGAGAAATACATCACCGATACCGCCTGGGAAAATGGCTGGGTCAAGCCGGTGAAACCGGCGGTGGAGCGGACGGAAACCGTCGCGATCATCGGCGCAGGGCCGGGCGGTCTTGCAGCGGCGGACATGCTGCGCCGCAAGGGCGTTCAGGTCACGGTCTATGACCGGTATGACCGCGCCGGTGGCTTGCTGACCTATGGCATCCCCGGCTTCAAACTGGAAAAACCCGTTGTGATGCAGCGGATTGAACAGCTTGAAGCCTCTGGCGTGCAATTCGTGATGAATTGCAAGGTGGGCGAGGATCTGAGCTTTGATGCGATCCGTGGCCAGCATGACGCGGTGCTGATTGCGACCGGCGTCTACAAGATGCGCTGCGTCGGCGGACCGGGGTCGGGGGCGCAGGGCATTGTGCAGGCGCTGGATTACCTGACCGCCTCCAACCGCAAAAGCTTTGGCGATGAGGTCGAGGCCTATGACAGCGGCGCGCTGAATGCCATGGGCAAGCGCGTTGTGGTGATCGGTGGCGGTGATACGGCGATGGACTGCGTGCGCACCGCGATCCGTCAGGGCGCCGTCAGCGTGAAATGCCTCTATCGCCGCGACAAGGCCAATATGCCCGGCTCGCAGCGCGAAACCCAGAACGCCGAAGAAGAAGGCGTTGAATTCGTGTGGCTTTCGGCCCCCAAGGGCTTCACCGGTGGCGCATCGGTCGAAGGCGTGATGGTGCAGCGGATGCGGCTTGGTGCCCCCGATGCGTCGGGCCGCCAGACCCCGGAAGTGATCGAAGGCGCGGATTATGTCGAACCCGCCGATCTGGTGGTGACGGCGCTGGGGTTCGAGCCGGAAGAGCTGCCGACGCTTTGGGGCGTGCCGGAACTGGCTGTCACCCGCTGGGGCACCATCAAGGCCGATTTCCGCAGCCATGCAACCAGCCTTCCGGGCGTGTTCGCGGCGGGCGACATCGTGCGCGGTGCGTCTCTGGTGGTCTGGGCGATCCGCGACGGCCGCGAAGCCGCCGATGCGATCATGGACTATCTGGCGCAGCCTGCGAGCGTGGCGGCCGAATAA
- a CDS encoding esterase family protein: MDEAMQAEQQGGAQAPAAAQPPARPPVEIELVRDDARMRLWRHRGKSDRLVVCFSGVGRDRRQPPRLEFARIAAQSGRDHVLYFADPQRSWLNAPGLIEDIAALVEAEEARLGVAHVVAMGHSLGGFSALVLGGFTKVDVALALSPQLSIDPALVPDEPRWMMFRKHIETIRIRQAADHMQETTLHYVIFGRDRREAPQRALLRPAPNVQSFELPRVRHDSVMRLYQAGILEDVVRLAFARRTRKLRQVLQAQMRAVHLNTPLASEETET; the protein is encoded by the coding sequence ATGGACGAGGCGATGCAAGCGGAGCAGCAGGGCGGGGCGCAAGCTCCGGCTGCCGCACAGCCGCCCGCCCGCCCGCCCGTGGAGATCGAGCTGGTGCGGGATGATGCGCGGATGCGCCTGTGGCGGCATCGCGGCAAAAGTGACCGGCTTGTTGTGTGCTTTTCGGGCGTGGGCCGGGATCGGCGTCAGCCGCCCCGGCTGGAATTCGCGCGCATCGCGGCGCAATCGGGGCGCGATCATGTGCTGTATTTCGCCGATCCGCAGCGTAGCTGGCTGAACGCGCCCGGCCTGATCGAAGACATCGCAGCGCTGGTCGAGGCCGAGGAGGCACGGCTGGGCGTGGCGCATGTGGTGGCGATGGGCCATTCTCTGGGCGGGTTTTCGGCGCTGGTTCTGGGTGGCTTTACCAAGGTGGATGTCGCGCTGGCCCTGTCGCCGCAGCTGTCGATCGACCCGGCGCTGGTGCCGGACGAGCCGCGCTGGATGATGTTCCGTAAACATATCGAGACGATCCGCATCCGGCAGGCCGCTGATCACATGCAGGAGACGACACTGCATTATGTGATCTTCGGGCGCGACCGGCGTGAGGCGCCGCAGCGCGCGCTGCTGCGCCCGGCCCCGAATGTGCAATCGTTCGAATTGCCGCGCGTGCGGCACGATTCGGTCATGCGGCTTTATCAGGCCGGGATTCTGGAAGATGTGGTGCGGCTGGCCTTTGCCCGGCGCACCCGGAAACTGCGGCAGGTGCTTCAGGCGCAA